TAAATCTGACTATCAGGAAATCGTTCGGATTTCGGACGCTCAAAATTGCAAAAGTGTGCTTATATCACCAGCTTGGCGAACTCCCGGAACCGGATTTCGCCCACAAATTCTGGTGAAGAGGCAAAAAAATTTACTTGGGAAGCATCGTTTTTATTCCTTTATTTCTCTTTCCTACAATTATTGTCTGCACCAGGGGGCTATATTTTAAGCCATCTTCTATTTTGGCTGAAATAAGTGAAAAGAAAAACTTAGATTACCTTGCCGATTGTTTAAGAGGAAATTCTTTCCCGTTTGGCTCTAGAAATTCTATTTATATTGGAGGCAATAAGTATGATATGTTTATCAGCCGCGACAATTTTTTCCCTTCTGACTATATCAGAATTAATATTGATATTTTTCAGTATGTTTTTTATGCAGAAAAACAATCGGATATCATATGTTCCTCCAATATGGTAGTTGTACCTATTGGGGATCATTTATACTATGGATACTATAAAAACTATATTAAAATAGCAAACCAATCATTTGTTTTTCTTTTTTCCCTTGTTCTTTTACAAATTATTGCAGGAATTATCTTCATTGTTAAATATTTTCGCAGAAACAGGATATGTAAAATAAAACTCCATGATTAACTTATCTATACTATTGTGGAGTCGTTATTCCGGTGAAAGCGCATAAAAACCGTGCAGGAGAGAATCGGGATGTATCGAAAATCGCGTCACGCTGATGAATTGCCGGAAATCGGCTTGTATTTTGAAGGTCGTTTAAATCCCGAAAACTGCGGGGTGAAACTGGCCGCTCGTTTGCTGCGGCATGAGCTTGAAGCCGATTCTGCCAAGCATTTCAAAAGCAGTGAACGCGGTGAAGTGGCGCTGAATGTTCGTATGGCGATGGGTGCGCTGTTAGTCAAAGAATTTCCTGGCGTGAGTGATCGCGCCGTGGTCGATGCGGTGAGCGAAAATCCGTACCTGCAATACTTTCTCGGTTTCAAACGATTTCAAACGGAACCGCCTTTCAACGCTTCATTGATGACCAATTTTCGAAAACGTCTCTCCGCAAAAGTCGTCAATCGTTTCAATGAGAAAGTCATTGAACTGGCTCGGCACAATACTCATCCTGAGGATGTTCCCCCTCCGGATGACGGCGGGAAGCCGGATTTCGACACAAGTTCCAGCGAGCCGAAAAACGCCGGAACGATTCTTAGAGACGCAACATGCGCACCGTCGAACATCAAATATCCGACTGATTTGAATCTGGTCAATGACGCTCGTGAACTTACCGAAAATATCATCGACCAATTGCGGAAACAGCAGGTCAATCCTTTGCCACATCCGCGTACCAAGCCACAAATCTGTCGCAAGCGATATCTTGAAATCATCAAGCGCCCCAAGTATGGCGTTGTCAAACGGAGCAGCGCATTGCGCTTTCTCCTGAATGCGGTTCGACGAAATCTCAAGCTTCAGCTGCAATCAGATTCAATCGGCGGAGGCACAGTTGAACAAATCCGGACGATTCGCATGGTTCACGACCAGCAGCGGGAAATGCCGGATCAGAAAACCCGCCGTGTTGAGCACAGGATCGTCAGTTTGCATCAGCCGCATGTGCGTCCGATTGTGTGCGGAAAGGCCGGACACGAAACCGAATTCGGTGCGAAACTGACCGCCGGTCTGGCAGACGGATACACACGTAATTGCAATTACGATTTTGACGGCCGACTTGATCCGTGGGAAACAAGTGGCTGCAAGGATTTTGGTTTTCTCTTTTCCGGCAATCCCGTGGAGTATCTATAAGGATGAAAATAACGAAATTTATCGGGGGGGGCGGCGGCATAGTCGCCTCCGGTTCAACAGGCTCTAATCAGCGAAAAGGAACGGTTATGAAAACTGCCCATTCAGAAAAGGTCCCTTTGGTTCCGGAACCGAAGGATTTCAGGTTCATCCTGACGGTCAGGCGGCCTTTGCTTCATGACCTCCGATCACCGGAGCACTCTGTTCGGATCGAAAACCGTTTTACGGAAGACCGTCCGGGCGCATCCGGCAAAATCAGTTATGATTTTCCAGCCCTTGATGTCAGTGTGGACTTCCAGACACACGAAAATATTTCCACAGTACTGCAATTCGTCACATCCGCCGACGAGCAGCCGGAAAATCCGGAAGAGACGCCTCCTCCCGAGAACCTAGTGACCCTGAAGGCCGTCGACAAAATACCGGGAATTCTGGCTGCCCGCAATGGCGCATTGGTGAAATGTTTTTCAGAACCGGGCGGCAATGCTGTTGTTGTATTCGACGGCCAATCCCCGATTCCTCAACCGTTTGCAGCCCCCGTCGGAGCAGCAATCCTCGGAGTCCGCAATGGAGAGTTCCACTGGGAAGCAGTCAAGGCCGCCTCCCCCGAAAAATAAGGAGCATCATATCATGCCGGCAGGAAATACCCCGTCCCCCGTCTCTCCGCCGAATATCCGCGTATCCATTCGGAATGACTCTCCGCAGGCAGAAGCGGACTATCCTTTTTATCAAGTCATCAGCGACAATACGCATTCGTTTCGAATTGAACTGATTGAAGATCCCGACCGAAAAAAGCCTCCTTATCACAACATCGATTTCTCCATAGGAACGAGACTGGTCGAAAACGCGGAAACGGAAGAGGATTCCTTATTGGTTTTCACCCGTTTCAATGACGACGGGGACGAACTTCCGCCGGGAACTCACCTGTTGAAGTGGACCACTCCCCTCGAAGGGCTTCTTTTTTACGACGGACGCAACCTGAGTGTGCAAACCTCCACTGGCAAAGGAATTATCGTGGGAGACGAAACCGGTTGCGGCTGGATTCCCCTGCCCGCCGGCAATGCTTCATTCGGCAGGAAGGGCGATATCGGCTGGTCATGGTTCAAAGCGGCGGAAAACGCAATTCTGGCGGTATTGACGATCCCTCCAGCCGATGGATTCGGCCCGGCGATCTGTCGTAAACTTACCATAAACGCCGACGGCACCTGGGCGGCCGTTGGCCCGGAAATCCCCGTAATCGTTCCTAAAATGTAACAATAATCTTGTATTTTCAGGAAAGGAAGAAAAATGAGGAATCAAAAAGAAACGGCCGCCGAGTCCCAAACCGTCAAAGACGGAT
Above is a genomic segment from Victivallis lenta containing:
- a CDS encoding transposase, with protein sequence MYRKSRHADELPEIGLYFEGRLNPENCGVKLAARLLRHELEADSAKHFKSSERGEVALNVRMAMGALLVKEFPGVSDRAVVDAVSENPYLQYFLGFKRFQTEPPFNASLMTNFRKRLSAKVVNRFNEKVIELARHNTHPEDVPPPDDGGKPDFDTSSSEPKNAGTILRDATCAPSNIKYPTDLNLVNDARELTENIIDQLRKQQVNPLPHPRTKPQICRKRYLEIIKRPKYGVVKRSSALRFLLNAVRRNLKLQLQSDSIGGGTVEQIRTIRMVHDQQREMPDQKTRRVEHRIVSLHQPHVRPIVCGKAGHETEFGAKLTAGLADGYTRNCNYDFDGRLDPWETSGCKDFGFLFSGNPVEYL